One region of Polynucleobacter sp. SHI8 genomic DNA includes:
- the nagZ gene encoding beta-N-acetylhexosaminidase — translation MKKKNYSPGPVVLDVEGLVLNEQDKARILHPLTGGVILFARNFASRAQLTELTKSIKAIREDVLIAIDHEGGRVQRCKTDGFTHLPAMQRLGYLWSGKQLPKGLHTPAETALLAMKAATAVGYILASELLACGVDFSFTPVLDLGYGNSEVIGDRAFHVEPSIVSILARSLNHGLLIAGMKNCGKHFPGHGFAEADSHVDIPVDNRSLETILKNDARPYLDLGITLDAVMPAHVIYPRVDELPAGFSKKWLQDILRRQMEFTGVIFSDDLSMKGASVMGNVVQGAQSALEAGCDAVLICNRPELADQLLAHLQINEKLFAMSKKRLIRLFPSNPGHTWKTLQLEIQYSEAKMLLQSYGLIAV, via the coding sequence ATGAAAAAGAAAAATTACTCACCAGGGCCTGTGGTTTTAGATGTTGAAGGTTTGGTTCTCAATGAACAAGACAAAGCCAGAATCCTTCACCCATTGACTGGCGGTGTCATTTTATTTGCGCGTAATTTTGCATCTAGAGCACAGTTAACAGAACTGACTAAATCAATCAAAGCGATTCGAGAAGATGTGCTTATTGCAATTGACCATGAAGGTGGTCGAGTACAGCGTTGTAAAACAGATGGCTTTACCCATTTACCCGCCATGCAGCGATTAGGTTATTTATGGAGTGGGAAACAGTTGCCAAAAGGCTTGCACACACCAGCAGAAACCGCTCTTTTAGCCATGAAAGCAGCCACGGCAGTAGGTTATATACTCGCTTCAGAATTACTCGCTTGTGGCGTTGATTTTAGTTTTACACCCGTTTTAGATTTAGGCTATGGCAATAGTGAAGTGATTGGTGATCGAGCGTTTCATGTTGAGCCGAGTATCGTTTCGATTTTGGCGAGAAGTTTAAATCATGGGTTGCTGATTGCTGGCATGAAAAACTGTGGAAAACATTTTCCAGGACATGGCTTTGCAGAAGCCGACTCACATGTAGATATTCCGGTAGATAATCGTTCTTTAGAAACCATTCTCAAAAACGATGCAAGGCCTTATTTAGATTTGGGGATTACCCTAGATGCTGTCATGCCTGCCCATGTGATTTATCCCCGCGTAGACGAGTTACCTGCTGGTTTTTCTAAGAAGTGGTTACAAGATATTTTGCGACGCCAAATGGAGTTTACCGGTGTTATTTTCAGTGATGATCTTTCCATGAAAGGTGCATCTGTCATGGGGAATGTCGTGCAAGGAGCCCAGTCGGCACTTGAAGCTGGTTGTGATGCCGTCTTGATTTGCAATCGTCCAGAGCTAGCTGATCAATTACTTGCGCATTTGCAGATCAATGAAAAATTATTTGCGATGTCCAAGAAGCGTTTAATTCGACTATTTCCGTCCAACCCAGGACATACCTGGAAAACACTGCAACTTGAGATTCAGTATTCCGAAGCGAAGATGTTGCTCCAGAGTTACGGCTTAATTGCGGTTTAA
- the uvrC gene encoding excinuclease ABC subunit UvrC, whose protein sequence is MTQNTFEILQEKVKELTELPGVYRFFDQQKNILYVGKAKNLKKRVSSYFQRTQLSPRIERMVSKIEDFETTITRTETEALILENNLIKALAPPFNILFRDDKSYPYLMITGHAFPRITSYRGKTDKKNTYFGPFPNTWAVRNSVQILQKVFLLRTCEDTVFKNRSRPCLLHQIHRCSAPCVGLIPISEYAQDVAKAVSFLEGNHSSVMQDLEIQMLAHSEALEFEQAATVRDRIADLSNVLQQQSMDVAADGQTNIDILAVVEKMGQVCVNLAMVRGGRHLGDHAYFPSVVRVQGDMQSELKDYLISFMAQRYLDEAALEVEGAIKMLPSSYVMNIELGEEGDLLQESMSLRLKRKVHFITQPQEQRRHWLKLAQDNAELSLLKRINENSGQHRRTRELIETLQLEIEDTEQLRIECFDISHTSGEATQASCVVYQNHAMQNKEYRRFNIEGITPGDDYAAMKQVLGRRYAAFQELPPEKVPHIILVDGGKGQVEVARQVLTELGIDIRLIVGVAKGEGRKVGLETLIFADDRQPLGLGVENASLMLIAQIRDEAHRFAITGMRAKRQKTRNVSRLEEIEGIGAKRRQKLLARFGGIKGVAGATIEELSQVEGISTSLAQQIYKQLH, encoded by the coding sequence ATGACTCAAAATACCTTTGAAATATTACAGGAAAAAGTCAAGGAACTGACCGAGCTTCCTGGAGTATATCGATTTTTTGATCAGCAAAAAAATATCCTTTATGTAGGTAAAGCCAAAAATCTCAAAAAACGCGTTTCAAGCTATTTTCAGAGAACGCAATTATCACCGCGGATTGAGCGTATGGTGAGCAAAATTGAAGATTTTGAGACCACGATTACCCGCACGGAGACAGAAGCTTTAATTTTAGAGAACAACTTAATTAAAGCATTAGCACCCCCATTCAATATTTTGTTCCGGGATGATAAGTCGTATCCGTATCTCATGATCACAGGACATGCATTTCCAAGAATTACCTCTTACCGGGGGAAAACAGACAAAAAGAACACCTACTTTGGACCATTTCCGAACACGTGGGCAGTGCGTAATAGCGTGCAAATTTTGCAAAAAGTATTTTTATTAAGAACCTGTGAAGACACTGTTTTTAAAAATCGTAGTAGACCCTGTTTATTGCATCAAATTCATCGCTGTAGTGCACCCTGTGTTGGTTTAATTCCGATATCAGAGTATGCTCAAGACGTTGCAAAAGCAGTATCCTTTTTAGAAGGTAATCACTCTAGTGTGATGCAAGATCTTGAAATACAAATGTTGGCACATAGTGAGGCTTTGGAGTTTGAGCAAGCAGCCACAGTGCGGGACCGCATTGCAGATTTATCAAATGTTTTACAACAACAATCGATGGATGTAGCAGCTGATGGTCAAACGAATATTGACATCTTAGCCGTTGTCGAAAAGATGGGACAAGTGTGCGTTAATTTGGCGATGGTACGAGGCGGACGACATTTGGGTGATCATGCCTATTTTCCCAGTGTCGTGAGGGTGCAAGGTGATATGCAATCTGAATTAAAAGATTACCTCATCTCCTTTATGGCGCAGCGCTATTTAGATGAAGCAGCACTTGAAGTAGAGGGCGCAATCAAAATGTTGCCCAGCAGTTATGTGATGAATATTGAGCTTGGAGAAGAGGGCGATTTACTGCAAGAATCCATGTCTTTACGCCTCAAAAGAAAAGTACATTTCATCACCCAACCCCAAGAGCAGAGAAGGCATTGGCTCAAATTAGCACAAGACAATGCAGAGTTATCATTACTTAAGCGGATCAATGAAAATAGTGGACAACACCGACGAACCCGTGAATTGATAGAAACATTACAACTAGAAATCGAAGATACAGAGCAACTCCGTATCGAATGTTTTGATATCAGTCACACATCCGGTGAGGCCACGCAAGCATCCTGTGTCGTTTATCAAAATCACGCTATGCAAAATAAAGAGTACCGGCGATTTAATATTGAAGGGATCACTCCAGGCGATGATTATGCAGCGATGAAACAAGTATTGGGAAGGCGGTATGCAGCCTTTCAAGAATTGCCCCCAGAAAAAGTGCCTCATATCATCTTAGTAGATGGCGGAAAAGGTCAGGTTGAAGTTGCCAGGCAAGTGCTCACCGAGTTAGGGATTGATATTCGCCTCATTGTTGGCGTTGCCAAAGGAGAAGGGCGTAAGGTTGGTTTAGAGACATTGATCTTTGCAGATGACAGACAGCCTTTGGGATTAGGTGTCGAGAATGCCTCTTTAATGTTAATTGCGCAAATCCGTGATGAAGCACATCGCTTCGCGATCACTGGGATGCGTGCCAAACGTCAAAAAACCCGTAATGTATCCCGCCTAGAAGAAATCGAAGGAATAGGTGCCAAGCGTCGACAGAAGTTATTGGCTCGCTTCGGAGGAATTAAAGGAGTAGCTGGAGCAACGATTGAAGAGCTCTCACAAGTTGAGGGTATTTCGACCAGCTTAGCCCAGCAAATCTATAAACAATTACACTAA
- the acpS gene encoding holo-ACP synthase, whose amino-acid sequence MVVGIGNDLLHIERMVKTYERTGGRIAQRILGPQEYQVFLARKERNLKRGMAYLCTRFAAKEAFSKGIGLGMRYPMTWQSVQTLNDATGKPYLTYSGALETFMQERQWSALVTITDEVEMVSAVVIVTKSE is encoded by the coding sequence GAGCGGATGGTCAAGACCTATGAGCGAACCGGCGGTCGGATAGCTCAGCGCATATTAGGTCCACAAGAATATCAAGTATTTTTAGCTAGAAAAGAACGTAATCTCAAGCGTGGAATGGCTTATTTATGCACGCGATTTGCAGCGAAGGAAGCATTTTCTAAAGGGATTGGGTTAGGGATGCGTTACCCGATGACATGGCAATCGGTGCAAACGCTCAATGATGCCACTGGTAAGCCTTACTTAACCTATAGTGGAGCTTTAGAGACTTTCATGCAAGAACGCCAGTGGTCAGCCCTTGTTACGATCACTGATGAAGTAGAGATGGTCAGTGCAGTGGTAATTGTGACAAAAAGTGAATAA
- a CDS encoding transposase, giving the protein MASIKTIRVRIKDKHAKVLRLLANEVNFVWNYCNELSLKHTQRTGKLMSGYDLQKYTAGAGKEGLNLNSASVQMVCHEFATRRKQFKKLKLRWRKSKGSHRSLGWIPFRSDCISYKGGQLRFSGFKFNVWDSYGLADYELSSGSFSDDSRGRWYFNATVKVETKSNTATKSVGIDLGLKECAVTSDNQRLVGREYRKLEQRLGIAQRANKKLEVKNIHAKIKNRRKDAMHKFSTMLTQEYGVIFVGKVSSKGLIQTKMAKSTLDAGWSSLKTMLEYKSAYAGVVFEEVNEAYTTQTCSCCKSINSNSPKGRAGLRIREWACSDCGSVNDRDLNAARNILALGHERLAVGIPVL; this is encoded by the coding sequence ATGGCATCCATCAAAACAATCCGAGTTCGCATCAAAGATAAGCACGCAAAAGTACTGCGTCTGCTGGCGAACGAGGTGAATTTTGTTTGGAATTACTGCAACGAATTATCATTAAAGCATACCCAAAGAACAGGCAAACTTATGTCTGGTTATGACTTGCAAAAATACACTGCTGGGGCTGGTAAAGAAGGATTGAATCTCAACTCTGCAAGTGTACAAATGGTTTGTCATGAATTTGCAACTAGACGTAAGCAGTTCAAGAAACTCAAACTACGCTGGAGAAAATCGAAAGGTTCACATCGCTCACTTGGTTGGATACCATTTCGCAGTGATTGCATTTCCTACAAAGGTGGACAATTACGATTTTCTGGATTCAAGTTCAATGTTTGGGATAGTTATGGTTTGGCAGACTACGAGCTTAGTTCTGGCTCATTTTCAGACGACTCGCGTGGTCGTTGGTATTTCAACGCTACGGTGAAAGTCGAAACAAAATCAAATACAGCAACAAAATCAGTCGGTATCGACCTTGGGCTCAAAGAGTGTGCTGTTACGAGCGATAACCAACGCTTAGTTGGCAGAGAATATCGTAAGCTGGAACAACGATTAGGTATTGCGCAACGAGCCAATAAGAAATTAGAAGTAAAAAACATTCATGCGAAGATTAAAAATCGACGTAAAGATGCGATGCACAAGTTTTCAACCATGCTCACACAAGAATATGGTGTGATCTTTGTTGGAAAGGTCAGTAGCAAGGGTCTCATTCAAACCAAGATGGCTAAATCTACGTTAGACGCTGGATGGTCATCACTCAAAACGATGTTGGAATACAAAAGCGCATACGCTGGCGTGGTATTTGAGGAAGTGAATGAAGCTTATACAACCCAGACTTGTTCGTGTTGCAAAAGTATCAACAGCAACAGTCCGAAAGGTAGAGCAGGTTTGCGAATAAGAGAGTGGGCATGTTCAGATTGTGGTTCGGTCAATGACCGCGACCTCAATGCGGCCAGAAATATTCTCGCGCTCGGACATGAGCGTCTAGCAGTAGGAATCCCCGTCCTTTAG
- the efp gene encoding elongation factor P, translating to MKIAQDVRVGNVVMINNEPMVVQRTEYNRSGRNSAVVKMKFKNLMTEAPNEGIYKADDKFDIVILEKKECTYSYFADPMYVFMDTEYNQYEVEAENMGDALNYLQDGMTVEVVFYEGKALSVDLPTMIVRKIIYTEPAVKGDTSSGKVMKMAKIETGYELQVPLFCGTDDLIEIDTRTGEYRSRAN from the coding sequence ATGAAAATCGCTCAAGATGTTCGTGTAGGAAACGTTGTCATGATTAACAACGAACCAATGGTAGTTCAACGTACTGAATATAACCGCTCAGGCCGTAACTCTGCCGTTGTTAAAATGAAATTTAAAAATTTGATGACCGAAGCACCAAACGAAGGCATCTATAAGGCTGACGATAAATTTGATATCGTCATCCTCGAAAAGAAAGAATGTACCTATTCTTATTTTGCTGACCCGATGTATGTCTTCATGGATACTGAATATAACCAATATGAAGTTGAAGCTGAAAACATGGGTGATGCTTTGAACTATCTGCAAGATGGTATGACTGTAGAAGTCGTATTTTATGAAGGTAAAGCTCTTTCTGTCGATTTACCAACCATGATTGTTCGTAAAATCATTTATACAGAGCCTGCAGTCAAAGGCGATACTTCTTCAGGTAAAGTCATGAAGATGGCAAAAATTGAAACTGGTTATGAATTACAAGTACCTCTGTTTTGCGGAACTGATGACTTGATTGAAATTGATACACGTACTGGCGAATATCGCAGTCGTGCCAATTAA
- the earP gene encoding elongation factor P maturation arginine rhamnosyltransferase EarP, which produces MRFDIFCHVVDHLGDAGVCLRLVRRLALTHYTSDDHFTSSDKDSLRLFCDQPELIKKLAGEEVLRELITHGVEILPWESANQSLSAEIFPDVVIETFSCELPTEYLTQLKNIHTPLIINVEYLSAESWTIEAHGLPSPPSHTDDWLRYFYYPGFTSSSGGLLQGKLPAIEDHQEYVPRSLEQVWRQLRPSSEAKRVCVFTYGGDKLLRLLDQLHASHLPLDLLFCDEPAIQTAEQWLGWPLTNPVTRNHLQCIAMPFIPQDDFDWLLHHCDLNLVRGEDSFVRAQFAGKPFIWDIYPQDIDAHLKKLDAFLEVYLKDATPNAQRAVLEAMHWQEFSHWWPSLHAMSQHAMMWRQELIKSQIHGDLAIRLRDFIQEKLTSSPP; this is translated from the coding sequence ATGCGCTTTGATATTTTCTGTCATGTTGTTGATCATTTGGGTGATGCTGGTGTATGTCTTCGTTTGGTAAGGCGTCTGGCGTTAACTCACTATACTTCTGATGATCATTTTACGTCTTCTGATAAAGATTCCCTGCGACTCTTTTGCGACCAGCCGGAATTAATCAAAAAATTAGCTGGCGAAGAGGTCCTTCGTGAATTAATTACTCATGGGGTGGAGATTCTACCGTGGGAATCGGCTAATCAATCACTAAGTGCGGAAATATTTCCCGATGTCGTGATCGAAACGTTTTCTTGTGAACTCCCTACGGAATATCTAACTCAATTAAAAAACATCCATACCCCACTGATCATCAATGTGGAATATCTAAGCGCGGAGTCCTGGACGATTGAAGCACATGGTCTTCCATCCCCTCCAAGTCATACCGATGATTGGCTGAGATATTTTTATTATCCGGGTTTTACTTCAAGTTCTGGTGGTCTGTTACAAGGCAAACTGCCTGCAATTGAAGATCATCAAGAATATGTTCCAAGATCTCTTGAGCAAGTTTGGCGCCAACTAAGGCCTTCTTCAGAGGCAAAAAGGGTCTGTGTATTTACTTATGGGGGCGATAAGTTATTGCGTTTACTTGATCAATTACATGCCAGTCACTTACCACTAGATCTTTTGTTTTGCGATGAACCCGCCATCCAAACTGCTGAACAATGGTTAGGTTGGCCTCTAACCAACCCCGTAACACGCAATCATTTACAGTGCATTGCCATGCCATTTATCCCGCAAGATGATTTTGACTGGCTTTTGCATCACTGTGATCTGAATTTGGTCCGTGGCGAAGACTCTTTTGTTCGGGCTCAATTTGCCGGTAAACCTTTTATTTGGGATATTTACCCTCAAGATATTGATGCACATCTAAAAAAATTAGACGCATTTTTAGAGGTTTACCTGAAAGATGCCACCCCAAATGCACAACGGGCTGTTCTTGAAGCCATGCATTGGCAAGAATTTTCTCATTGGTGGCCCTCTCTTCATGCCATGTCGCAACATGCCATGATGTGGCGTCAAGAATTAATAAAATCCCAAATTCATGGTGATTTAGCCATCCGTTTAAGAGACTTCATTCAAGAGAAATTGACATCCTCCCCGCCCTAA